The proteins below come from a single Chryseobacterium sp. MA9 genomic window:
- the rpmI gene encoding 50S ribosomal protein L35, whose protein sequence is MPKLKTKSGAKKRFALTGSGKIKRKNAYKSHILTKKETKQKRNLTTTSYVAKVDEKSVQRQLAIK, encoded by the coding sequence ATGCCAAAATTAAAAACGAAATCAGGTGCTAAGAAACGTTTTGCTCTTACCGGATCTGGTAAGATCAAAAGAAAGAACGCTTACAAAAGCCACATCTTAACTAAGAAAGAAACTAAGCAGAAGAGAAATCTTACTACTACTTCTTACGTAGCTAAAGTGGATGAAAAAAGCGTACAACGTCAATTAGCAATTAAGTAG
- the hisH gene encoding imidazole glycerol phosphate synthase subunit HisH: MIAIIKYNGGNVNSVQNALNRLKVDSVITDDPEQILKADKVIFPGVGEASSTMRLLKEKELDLLIPSLKQPVLGICLGMQLMCKENEEGDTEGMGIFDINVRKFPSKDIVPHMGWNTVSGQTSPLFSGIEKSGDVYFVHSYYCELSDFTTSVCDYILPFSASLQKDNFYAVQFHPEKSGTVGNQIVKNFINL, encoded by the coding sequence ATGATTGCCATAATAAAATACAACGGAGGAAATGTAAACTCTGTACAGAATGCTCTCAACAGGCTAAAAGTTGATTCTGTCATAACAGATGATCCTGAGCAGATCTTGAAAGCCGATAAGGTGATCTTTCCAGGCGTAGGGGAAGCTTCATCCACCATGAGACTGCTGAAGGAGAAAGAACTTGATCTCCTGATACCGAGCCTTAAACAACCTGTTTTAGGAATATGTCTGGGCATGCAGCTGATGTGCAAGGAAAATGAAGAAGGAGATACAGAAGGAATGGGGATTTTTGATATCAATGTCAGAAAATTTCCATCAAAGGATATTGTTCCGCATATGGGATGGAATACAGTTTCAGGGCAGACTTCACCACTGTTTTCAGGAATTGAAAAGAGCGGTGATGTTTATTTCGTTCACAGCTATTATTGTGAGCTTTCGGACTTTACAACTTCTGTCTGTGATTATATCCTGCCATTCAGTGCATCATTGCAGAAAGATAATTTCTATGCAGTACAGTTTCACCCTGAAAAATCAGGAACGGTGGGAAATCAGATCGTTAAGAACTTTATAAATTTATAA
- the hisF gene encoding imidazole glycerol phosphate synthase subunit HisF — translation MLKKRIIPCLDIKDGSTVKGVNFEDLKNAGDPVVLAKKYEKEGADELVFLDITATIENRKTFIELVKDIAKELSIPFTVGGGISSVEDVRKLLEAGADKISINSSAVKNPALISDLAKEFGSQCVVVAIDTRQVGDKDLVHIKGGREATELHTLEWAKEAERLGAGEILLTSMDGDGTKNGFDLRITKLVSDNISIPVIASGGAGTANDFVKVFNETKATGGLAASIFHFNEMGIQDLKQQLKTQKIEVR, via the coding sequence ATGCTTAAGAAAAGAATTATTCCATGTCTGGATATAAAAGATGGATCTACAGTAAAAGGGGTCAATTTTGAAGATCTTAAAAATGCAGGAGATCCGGTAGTGCTCGCTAAAAAGTATGAGAAGGAAGGAGCTGATGAACTTGTTTTCCTTGATATTACGGCAACTATTGAAAACAGAAAAACCTTTATAGAACTGGTAAAAGATATTGCAAAAGAGCTCAGCATCCCTTTTACTGTGGGTGGAGGAATTTCGTCTGTGGAAGATGTAAGAAAGCTTTTGGAAGCAGGTGCAGACAAGATCAGTATCAATTCCTCAGCGGTAAAAAATCCGGCACTTATTTCTGATTTAGCCAAAGAATTCGGAAGCCAGTGCGTTGTTGTGGCTATTGATACAAGACAAGTTGGTGATAAAGACCTCGTTCATATCAAAGGAGGAAGAGAAGCAACAGAACTTCATACTTTGGAATGGGCAAAGGAAGCGGAACGTTTGGGTGCAGGAGAAATTCTACTGACTTCGATGGATGGAGATGGCACGAAAAACGGTTTTGATCTTCGTATTACAAAATTGGTTTCAGACAATATAAGTATTCCTGTGATTGCTTCCGGAGGTGCAGGCACGGCAAATGACTTTGTTAAAGTATTTAATGAAACAAAAGCTACAGGAGGGCTGGCAGCCAGTATTTTTCATTTTAATGAAATGGGCATTCAGGATTTAAAACAACAGCTAAAAACTCAAAAAATAGAAGTACGATGA
- the hisB gene encoding bifunctional histidinol-phosphatase/imidazoleglycerol-phosphate dehydratase HisB — MKKVLFIDRDGTLIIEPPTDFQVDSLEKLEFYPGVFQNLAKIVSELDYELVMVTNQDGLGTESFPEEDFIKPHTKMLQAFENEGIIFSDILIDKSFESENLPTRKPGIGMLEKYIYGNYDLENSYVIGDRSTDVQLAKNLKSKAIYLNQNFNKEAELSTTKWSEIYHFLKSGMRKAKVSRKTNETDIKIEVNLDGNGRSDISTGLHFFDHMLDQIARHGNMDLTIKVNGDLAVDEHHTIEDTGIVLGEAVLKALGKKKGIERYGFLLPMDDCLSQVAIDFGGRSWLVWDAEFKREKIGDVPTEMFFHFFKSFTDASKSNLNIKAEGDNEHHKIESIFKAFAKAVKMAVNQSDANYSLPSTKGSL; from the coding sequence ATGAAAAAAGTACTCTTTATAGACCGAGACGGAACACTGATTATTGAACCACCTACAGATTTTCAGGTAGATTCTCTGGAAAAGCTTGAGTTTTATCCGGGAGTTTTTCAGAACCTTGCGAAAATTGTCAGTGAGTTAGATTATGAATTGGTGATGGTAACCAATCAGGATGGCTTAGGAACGGAAAGTTTTCCTGAAGAAGATTTCATAAAACCCCATACAAAAATGTTGCAGGCATTTGAAAACGAAGGGATCATTTTTAGTGATATTTTGATTGACAAAAGCTTTGAATCCGAAAATCTTCCTACCAGAAAACCAGGAATCGGAATGCTGGAAAAATATATTTATGGCAATTATGATCTTGAAAATTCCTATGTAATTGGTGATCGAAGTACTGATGTTCAACTTGCTAAAAATCTTAAATCTAAAGCTATTTATCTTAATCAAAACTTTAATAAGGAAGCTGAGCTGTCTACAACCAAATGGTCTGAGATTTATCATTTCTTAAAATCTGGAATGCGAAAGGCTAAAGTCTCCCGCAAAACTAATGAAACAGATATCAAAATTGAAGTCAATCTTGATGGAAACGGAAGATCAGATATTTCAACCGGGCTTCACTTTTTTGATCACATGCTGGACCAGATTGCGAGACACGGAAATATGGATCTTACGATTAAAGTAAACGGAGATCTTGCTGTAGATGAGCACCACACGATTGAAGACACAGGAATTGTACTGGGAGAAGCTGTTTTAAAAGCCTTAGGAAAGAAAAAAGGAATTGAAAGATATGGTTTCCTGCTCCCGATGGATGACTGTCTTTCTCAGGTGGCTATTGATTTTGGAGGAAGATCATGGCTGGTTTGGGATGCTGAGTTTAAAAGAGAAAAAATAGGAGATGTACCTACAGAAATGTTTTTTCATTTCTTTAAGTCGTTTACAGATGCTTCAAAATCTAATCTGAATATCAAAGCAGAAGGAGATAATGAACACCACAAAATTGAGTCCATCTTTAAAGCCTTTGCAAAAGCCGTTAAAATGGCAGTGAATCAATCTGATGCTAATTACAGTCTGCCTTCTACAAAAGGAAGTTTATAA
- a CDS encoding M28 family peptidase encodes MKKAVVFLLTSIALQNIGAQSFIQAYKNRADMVTQANINTNLQEFAGFGIKKTGTTANNNALDWLKNKYLSYGYTVNDFSEDAFTYVGNPSKNLIITKTGTLYPNKYVIICGHYDTIVGPGVSDNGSGTSIILEAARILKNIPTEYSIKFIHFSGEEQGLVGSNHYVNNVAYQGGTKVLDIKLVLNIDQVGGLIGNNNNTINCERDEGGMSSNNAISNTMTQELMTCTSLYSPLQTNLSHAYSSDYMPFEAKGYTITGFYETIQSNNEHTVSDTYTNIDPVYVFNVGKAAVGALQHFAVATTSNNLLNTHEATAQKSAEEIRIYPNPAKDLVTVEFQQKVKQFKIEVNDMAGNTVLILENQEKINTTGLKNGVYTFTIKTDKGSTTRKIIINK; translated from the coding sequence ATGAAAAAAGCTGTAGTTTTTCTGCTGACTTCCATTGCACTGCAAAATATTGGTGCACAGAGTTTTATTCAGGCTTATAAAAACCGGGCTGATATGGTCACGCAAGCCAATATCAATACCAACCTCCAGGAATTTGCCGGGTTTGGAATAAAAAAAACAGGTACAACAGCTAATAATAATGCGCTAGACTGGCTTAAAAACAAATATCTGTCTTATGGATATACAGTCAATGATTTTTCTGAAGATGCTTTCACCTATGTGGGTAATCCGTCAAAAAACCTGATTATCACAAAAACCGGTACTTTATATCCCAACAAATATGTCATTATCTGCGGGCATTACGATACCATCGTAGGACCTGGGGTAAGTGATAATGGCAGTGGAACGTCTATTATTCTTGAAGCGGCAAGAATTCTGAAAAATATTCCTACAGAGTATTCTATCAAGTTTATTCATTTTTCAGGGGAAGAACAAGGTTTGGTAGGAAGTAACCATTATGTAAACAATGTAGCTTATCAGGGAGGCACAAAGGTTCTGGATATAAAACTTGTTTTAAATATTGACCAGGTAGGAGGCCTTATAGGAAATAATAACAATACCATCAACTGTGAAAGAGATGAAGGCGGAATGTCTTCCAATAATGCAATATCAAATACTATGACACAGGAGCTGATGACCTGCACCAGCCTCTACTCACCTCTGCAGACCAATCTTTCTCATGCTTACAGCTCAGATTATATGCCTTTTGAAGCTAAAGGATATACAATTACCGGATTTTATGAAACTATTCAAAGTAATAATGAGCATACGGTAAGTGACACCTATACCAATATCGACCCTGTATATGTCTTCAATGTCGGAAAAGCGGCTGTGGGAGCACTTCAGCATTTTGCTGTTGCCACGACATCGAATAATCTTTTAAACACCCATGAAGCTACGGCACAGAAATCAGCAGAAGAAATCAGAATTTATCCTAATCCTGCGAAAGATCTTGTAACAGTGGAGTTTCAGCAAAAAGTAAAACAATTCAAAATTGAGGTAAACGATATGGCGGGAAATACCGTTTTAATCCTTGAAAATCAGGAAAAAATAAATACTACAGGTTTAAAAAATGGAGTTTATACATTTACCATCAAGACTGATAAGGGAAGTACAACAAGGAAAATAATCATTAATAAATAA
- the hisA gene encoding 1-(5-phosphoribosyl)-5-[(5-phosphoribosylamino)methylideneamino]imidazole-4-carboxamide isomerase — protein sequence MKIIPAIDIIDGKCVRLSKGDYSTKKIYNEDPVEVAKEFESFGIQFLHLVDLDGAKSKHIVNQKVLENIANSTSLHIDFGGGLKTQEDIETAFNSGAKQITLGSIAVQNPEFCYEMLQKYGAEKIILGADCENRKIKTSGWLEESDNDIIDFILQYQEKGMQATICTDIAKDGMLEGPSTGLYIEILYKTSVQLVASGGISGIADVYKMKDIGCTGTIIGKAIYEGKINLQQLQNFIENA from the coding sequence ATGAAAATAATTCCGGCTATTGATATTATCGACGGGAAGTGTGTCCGTTTGTCAAAAGGAGATTACAGCACAAAGAAAATATACAATGAAGACCCTGTAGAAGTAGCAAAAGAATTTGAGAGTTTCGGTATTCAGTTTCTTCATTTAGTAGATCTTGATGGTGCGAAATCAAAGCACATTGTCAACCAAAAGGTTCTGGAAAATATTGCTAATTCTACTTCGCTGCATATCGATTTTGGAGGAGGCTTAAAAACTCAGGAGGATATTGAAACAGCCTTTAATTCCGGGGCAAAACAGATCACTTTAGGAAGTATTGCAGTTCAGAACCCAGAATTCTGCTATGAAATGCTGCAAAAATATGGTGCTGAGAAAATTATTTTAGGGGCTGACTGTGAAAACAGAAAGATTAAAACCTCTGGATGGCTCGAAGAAAGTGATAATGATATCATTGATTTTATTCTTCAATATCAGGAAAAAGGAATGCAGGCCACTATATGTACTGACATTGCAAAGGATGGTATGCTGGAAGGTCCGTCAACAGGGCTTTACATTGAAATCTTATATAAAACATCCGTTCAGCTGGTGGCAAGTGGAGGGATTTCCGGGATTGCTGATGTCTATAAAATGAAAGATATCGGCTGTACAGGAACAATCATTGGAAAAGCAATTTACGAGGGGAAAATAAACTTACAACAACTTCAAAATTTTATTGAAAATGCTTAA
- a CDS encoding M20/M25/M40 family metallo-hydrolase, which translates to MKKFTTVLCTALMMQSIGAQSFIQAYKDRADMVTQTNITTNLQEFSNLGVKTTGSVANTNTLNWIKNKYLSYGYTASQIEESPFTFGSTSSKNLIITKTGTLYPNKYVIICGHFDTIYGPGVNDNGSGTSIILEAARILRNVPTEYSIKFIHFSGEEQGLKGSSHYVNNVVYQGGVRKLDIKLVFNLDQVGGVKGNNNTTVYCDEDQGGVSSNNAASAAVTQQLRNCTALYSPLQTAVDPAEDTDYIPFEQKGEVITGFFERIRSSYPHSSKDTFTNMDPVYVYKIGKATVGALQHFAAASTTMSKPASKNSLETVKIYPNPANNILNIELPDAKESNFSFELSNAIGRTMLKVNNEKKVDVSGLQNGVYIGVLKVGDQTFVKNIMIER; encoded by the coding sequence ATGAAAAAATTTACAACAGTTTTATGCACTGCATTGATGATGCAGAGTATCGGGGCTCAAAGCTTTATCCAGGCTTATAAAGACAGAGCGGATATGGTCACCCAAACCAATATCACTACAAATCTTCAGGAGTTTAGTAATTTAGGAGTAAAAACTACGGGCTCAGTAGCAAATACCAATACATTGAACTGGATCAAAAACAAGTATCTTTCCTACGGCTATACTGCCAGTCAGATAGAAGAAAGTCCTTTTACTTTTGGAAGTACCAGCTCAAAAAACTTAATCATTACCAAAACCGGAACGCTTTATCCTAATAAATATGTTATTATCTGCGGGCACTTCGATACCATCTATGGCCCGGGAGTGAATGATAACGGAAGTGGAACTTCTATTATTCTTGAAGCCGCAAGAATTCTGAGAAATGTACCTACTGAATACTCAATAAAATTTATCCATTTTTCTGGTGAAGAGCAGGGATTAAAAGGAAGCAGCCATTATGTGAATAATGTGGTATACCAGGGAGGTGTCCGCAAATTGGATATTAAACTTGTCTTCAATCTTGATCAGGTAGGAGGTGTGAAAGGAAATAATAATACAACCGTATATTGTGACGAAGACCAGGGAGGAGTTTCCAGCAACAATGCAGCTTCCGCAGCTGTCACTCAACAGTTGAGAAATTGTACGGCACTCTACTCTCCTCTTCAAACTGCTGTGGATCCGGCAGAAGATACCGATTATATTCCTTTTGAACAGAAAGGTGAGGTGATTACCGGATTTTTTGAAAGAATAAGAAGCAGCTACCCTCACAGCTCTAAGGATACTTTTACCAACATGGACCCTGTCTATGTTTACAAAATTGGAAAAGCAACTGTAGGGGCATTACAGCACTTTGCAGCGGCTTCTACTACTATGAGCAAACCTGCTTCCAAAAACTCACTAGAAACCGTAAAAATTTATCCTAACCCAGCCAATAATATTCTCAATATTGAATTACCGGATGCTAAAGAAAGCAATTTCAGCTTTGAACTCAGCAATGCTATCGGAAGGACGATGCTTAAAGTAAATAATGAAAAGAAGGTTGATGTTTCCGGCCTTCAAAACGGAGTGTATATCGGAGTTTTAAAAGTAGGTGATCAGACTTTTGTTAAAAATATCATGATTGAAAGATAA
- the hisC gene encoding histidinol-phosphate transaminase, with the protein MKNNSIKTLVRKNILELQPYISFRDHNEFNAPVMLDANESPFGECNRYPDSTQKRLKNKLAGLKKVSPSQIAIGNGSDELIDLIIKIFCEPKKDAILMMNPSFAMYGFYATINENKVLKLDLDENFEIVKDNFLKTVEDPSLKIFFLCSPNNPTGNCIDDIEFYLQNFNGIVVVDEAYIEFSGKKSSLELLDKYANLIVLQTFSKAWGIAGARVGMAYSSEEIISLINTVKAPYNVNVLSQELILKTLDEENRLQENVSRILEERTWLKQQFEGIACISKIFSTDANFFLIRMENVDSVYTRMLEEEVLTSRRDPAIPGCIRINVGNRAENEKLISLLKSI; encoded by the coding sequence ATGAAAAATAACAGTATCAAAACTTTAGTAAGAAAAAATATATTAGAATTACAACCCTACATCAGTTTCAGAGATCACAATGAATTCAATGCTCCGGTAATGCTGGATGCCAATGAAAGTCCATTCGGAGAATGTAACCGCTATCCGGATTCTACCCAAAAAAGACTTAAAAACAAGCTTGCGGGGCTTAAAAAAGTTTCTCCATCACAGATTGCCATAGGAAACGGAAGCGATGAGCTGATAGACCTTATCATTAAAATTTTCTGTGAGCCTAAAAAAGATGCCATTCTGATGATGAATCCTTCCTTTGCGATGTATGGTTTTTATGCAACAATCAATGAGAATAAAGTTTTGAAACTGGATCTGGATGAAAACTTTGAAATAGTAAAAGATAATTTCTTAAAGACGGTCGAAGACCCTTCATTGAAGATTTTCTTTTTATGTTCACCCAATAACCCTACCGGAAATTGTATTGATGATATTGAATTCTATCTTCAGAATTTCAACGGAATTGTTGTAGTAGATGAAGCCTACATAGAATTTTCCGGAAAAAAATCAAGTCTGGAACTGCTGGATAAGTATGCTAATCTGATCGTTCTGCAAACCTTTTCTAAGGCATGGGGAATTGCCGGAGCGAGAGTAGGAATGGCTTATTCATCTGAAGAAATTATCAGCCTGATCAACACGGTAAAAGCACCTTATAACGTAAATGTATTGAGCCAGGAGCTTATTTTAAAAACTTTGGATGAAGAAAACAGACTTCAGGAAAACGTAAGCCGTATTCTGGAAGAGAGAACATGGCTGAAACAGCAGTTTGAAGGAATTGCATGCATTTCTAAAATATTTTCAACGGATGCCAATTTCTTTCTGATCAGAATGGAAAATGTTGATTCAGTGTATACAAGAATGCTGGAAGAGGAAGTCTTAACCAGCAGAAGAGATCCGGCTATTCCTGGATGTATCAGGATTAATGTGGGAAACCGTGCAGAAAATGAAAAATTAATTAGCCTTTTGAAAAGTATTTAA
- the rplT gene encoding 50S ribosomal protein L20, whose translation MPRSVNAVASRARRKKIFKQAKGFFGRRKNVWTVAKNAVEKAMQYAYRGRKEKKRNFRALWITRINAGTREHGMSYSQFMGALKKNNIELNRKVLADLAMNHPEAFKAVVDQVK comes from the coding sequence ATGCCAAGATCAGTAAATGCCGTAGCTTCAAGAGCTCGCAGAAAGAAAATTTTTAAGCAAGCTAAAGGTTTTTTCGGTAGAAGAAAGAACGTTTGGACTGTAGCTAAAAACGCGGTAGAAAAAGCAATGCAATATGCTTACCGTGGTAGAAAAGAGAAAAAGAGAAACTTCAGAGCACTTTGGATCACTCGTATCAACGCGGGAACTAGAGAGCACGGAATGTCTTACTCTCAATTTATGGGAGCTCTTAAAAAGAACAACATCGAACTTAACAGAAAAGTTTTAGCAGATTTAGCAATGAATCACCCTGAAGCTTTCAAAGCTGTTGTAGATCAAGTAAAATAA
- a CDS encoding M28 family peptidase produces MKKIATFLLASIVMQSLGAQSFIQAYQDRANMVTQTNITTYLQEFANLGVKTTGSTANANALTWLKNKYLSYGYTASQMAEDPFTSGIYNSKNLVITKTGTVYPNKYVIICGHFDSITGLGINDNGSGTSIILEAARILKDVPTEYSIKFIHFSGEEQGLLGSKHYVNNVAYQSGIRILDIKLVFNLDQVGGVMGNNNNTVYCDEDQGGLTSNNAASATVTQELRNCTALYSPLLTAVDPAADTDYIPFEQKGEVITGFFERIRSTYPHTVNDIFANTDPVYIYNIGKASVGALQHFAVATGTLGTHEAVIKNTLETVKIYPNPVKDVINIELPDSGIKNFTFEITDFQGRSIFKRTNETKINASGLENGAYLGILKAGDQTVVRKVMIER; encoded by the coding sequence ATGAAGAAAATAGCTACTTTTTTACTGGCTTCCATTGTCATGCAAAGTCTCGGAGCCCAAAGTTTTATTCAGGCTTATCAGGACAGAGCGAATATGGTAACTCAGACCAATATTACTACTTACCTTCAGGAGTTTGCTAATTTGGGGGTAAAGACTACGGGTTCAACGGCTAATGCCAACGCGCTTACCTGGCTTAAGAATAAGTACCTTTCTTATGGTTATACTGCCAGCCAGATGGCAGAAGATCCTTTTACCTCAGGAATTTATAATTCTAAAAACCTGGTCATTACAAAGACAGGAACAGTATATCCCAATAAATATGTCATTATCTGCGGGCATTTCGACAGTATTACCGGTTTGGGAATCAATGATAACGGAAGCGGAACTTCTATTATTCTTGAAGCAGCAAGGATTCTTAAAGATGTACCCACAGAATATTCTATAAAATTCATTCATTTTTCCGGAGAAGAACAAGGACTTTTGGGAAGCAAACATTATGTAAACAATGTAGCTTATCAGAGTGGTATCCGTATTTTGGATATTAAACTTGTTTTTAATCTGGATCAGGTAGGTGGTGTTATGGGAAATAATAACAATACTGTTTACTGTGATGAAGATCAGGGAGGACTTACCTCAAACAATGCAGCTTCTGCAACGGTGACCCAGGAACTGAGAAACTGTACTGCACTTTACTCACCTCTTCTGACAGCCGTGGATCCGGCAGCTGATACAGACTATATCCCTTTTGAACAGAAAGGCGAAGTGATCACAGGGTTCTTTGAGAGGATCAGAAGTACATATCCGCATACGGTAAATGATATTTTTGCCAATACAGATCCCGTATACATTTACAATATAGGAAAAGCATCTGTGGGAGCACTTCAGCATTTCGCAGTTGCTACAGGAACATTGGGAACGCACGAAGCTGTTATAAAAAACACATTGGAAACTGTAAAAATCTACCCAAATCCAGTAAAGGATGTCATTAATATTGAACTTCCTGATTCCGGAATCAAGAATTTCACTTTTGAAATTACCGACTTTCAGGGAAGATCTATTTTCAAGAGAACCAACGAAACAAAAATCAATGCTTCCGGATTGGAGAATGGTGCTTATCTTGGGATTTTAAAAGCCGGAGATCAGACTGTAGTAAGAAAAGTGATGATTGAAAGATAG
- the hisIE gene encoding bifunctional phosphoribosyl-AMP cyclohydrolase/phosphoribosyl-ATP diphosphatase HisIE, with protein sequence MKIDFNKDNGLVPVVIQDNRTLQVLMLGYMNEEAFEKTKKEGIVTFFSRSKNRLWTKGEESGNFLTVKSMDIDCDQDTILIKVVPKNVVCHTGSFSCFGEKDAKGFLYELEDKISQRIDTKSEGSYTYSLYQRGINKMAQKVGEEAVELVIEAKDNNENLFKNEAADLLYHFLILLKAKGFSLEEIEKILQGRNK encoded by the coding sequence ATGAAAATAGATTTTAATAAAGATAATGGACTTGTTCCGGTAGTCATTCAGGATAATAGAACATTGCAGGTATTGATGTTAGGCTACATGAATGAAGAGGCTTTTGAAAAAACAAAAAAAGAAGGAATTGTTACTTTTTTCAGTCGCTCCAAAAACAGACTTTGGACAAAGGGCGAGGAATCAGGCAATTTTTTAACCGTAAAAAGTATGGACATAGATTGTGATCAGGACACCATTCTAATCAAAGTGGTTCCAAAGAATGTGGTTTGTCATACGGGAAGTTTCAGTTGTTTCGGAGAAAAAGATGCTAAAGGATTTTTGTATGAACTTGAAGATAAAATATCTCAGAGAATAGATACTAAATCTGAAGGTTCTTATACTTACTCATTATATCAGAGAGGAATCAATAAAATGGCTCAAAAAGTAGGAGAGGAAGCAGTAGAACTTGTGATAGAAGCAAAAGATAATAACGAAAATCTTTTTAAAAATGAAGCTGCAGATCTTTTGTATCACTTCTTGATTTTATTAAAAGCGAAAGGTTTTTCACTGGAAGAGATAGAGAAGATTCTTCAGGGCAGGAATAAATAA